From Rhodopseudomonas palustris, a single genomic window includes:
- a CDS encoding SPOR domain-containing protein, which translates to MARKTDDLADSFATEEPGGWLTRLLADEEELDTRDKWRLGSWAAASLGALVLAVMAVQNVTDRRREQSAAAEVVQQSQSIQRLAKETQTASTRLAAAIEVLNSDRDRLFARVGSLEQNLDSITGSIARVRTGDAKPHAGADKRGSADKPADKAAANPLPEIPATEPAPAPAVASFDTKPLDTKPLDTKPLDTKPLDTKPVDTKSVEPKSVDTRPSASAAPVKKPGAIEPLPAAVAPAAGTPPAGAPAPGTLAAATVQAAAVPLPLPKPEDAAAPSAPATSSEIRKQPDDKPLAEKSQERPHLEKRRLEPAPTEKPAVQNVAAAMISTTPLMPSRSLLAPPDPGAARLVGPKAATSEDTADEPEAAEEVPAPRTEFGIDLGAANTVEGLRGLWRKLAKQKALKGLQPIIMIKESGNAAQLRLVAGPFADAAAAAKACAALGSADRGCEASVYDGQRLPMIAPAATPQPVPQRPVRRNRERVTLQTEPPPPPPPPPQEAPPPRPSALSSILGIR; encoded by the coding sequence ATGGCCAGAAAGACCGACGATCTGGCAGACAGCTTCGCCACCGAGGAACCGGGCGGCTGGCTGACGCGGCTGCTGGCCGACGAGGAAGAGCTGGACACCCGCGACAAGTGGCGGCTCGGCTCGTGGGCGGCCGCCTCGCTCGGCGCGCTGGTGCTCGCCGTGATGGCGGTCCAGAACGTGACGGACCGGCGCCGCGAGCAGTCCGCGGCGGCCGAGGTCGTCCAGCAATCACAATCCATCCAGCGCCTCGCCAAGGAAACCCAGACCGCGAGCACCCGGCTGGCGGCCGCGATAGAGGTGCTGAACAGCGACCGCGACCGGCTGTTCGCCCGGGTCGGCAGTCTCGAGCAGAATCTGGATTCGATCACCGGGTCGATCGCGCGGGTGCGGACCGGCGACGCCAAACCGCACGCGGGCGCAGACAAGCGGGGCAGCGCCGACAAGCCCGCCGACAAGGCGGCAGCGAACCCGCTGCCCGAGATCCCGGCCACGGAGCCGGCTCCGGCCCCCGCGGTCGCGTCGTTCGACACCAAGCCCTTGGACACCAAGCCCTTGGACACCAAGCCCTTGGACACCAAGCCCTTGGACACCAAGCCCGTCGACACCAAGTCGGTCGAGCCGAAGTCGGTCGACACCAGGCCGAGCGCCTCTGCGGCGCCGGTCAAGAAGCCGGGTGCGATCGAGCCGCTCCCGGCGGCGGTGGCGCCGGCTGCCGGGACTCCGCCTGCTGGGGCTCCGGCGCCTGGGACTCTTGCGGCGGCAACCGTCCAGGCCGCGGCCGTCCCACTGCCGCTCCCCAAGCCGGAGGACGCCGCTGCGCCGAGCGCCCCTGCGACCTCATCGGAGATCCGAAAACAGCCTGACGACAAGCCGTTAGCCGAAAAATCTCAGGAACGGCCTCACCTCGAGAAGCGTCGGCTCGAGCCGGCCCCGACGGAAAAGCCGGCGGTGCAGAATGTCGCCGCTGCGATGATCTCGACCACGCCGCTGATGCCGTCGCGTTCGCTTCTGGCGCCGCCCGATCCGGGGGCGGCCAGATTGGTGGGGCCGAAGGCCGCAACCTCCGAGGATACCGCCGACGAGCCCGAGGCAGCGGAGGAGGTTCCGGCTCCTCGCACCGAATTCGGCATCGATCTCGGCGCCGCCAACACCGTCGAGGGGCTGCGCGGGTTGTGGCGGAAGCTGGCCAAGCAGAAGGCGCTGAAAGGTCTGCAGCCGATCATCATGATCAAGGAGAGCGGCAACGCTGCGCAGTTGCGGCTGGTCGCCGGTCCGTTCGCCGATGCGGCGGCGGCCGCCAAGGCCTGCGCCGCGCTCGGCAGCGCCGATCGCGGCTGCGAGGCGTCGGTGTATGACGGCCAGCGGCTGCCGATGATTGCACCTGCCGCGACGCCGCAGCCGGTGCCGCAACGCCCGGTCCGCCGGAATCGCGAGCGGGTCACATTGCAGACAGAGCCACCACCTCCGCCTCCTCCGCCACCCCAGGAGGCGCCACCGCCACGGCCGTCCGCCCTGTCGTCGATCCTCGGCATCCGCTAA
- the glmU gene encoding bifunctional UDP-N-acetylglucosamine diphosphorylase/glucosamine-1-phosphate N-acetyltransferase GlmU, translating to MTARTSLTIVLAAGEGTRMRSSLPKVLNPVAGRSLLAHVLSAAPHGERDRLAVVIGPDHQAVGDEAKRVRADATTFIQAQRLGTAHAVLAAREALAEGADDVLVAFGDTPLISAETFARLREPLRGGSSLVVLGFRAADPTGYGRLVVQNGELVAIREQADASADELNITLCNAGVMAIDGKIALDVLGKIGNANAKGEYYLTDAVGIVRDLGLTASVIETGEDEVRGINTKAQLAEAETVMQTRLRQAVMAAGVTLIAPETVYLATDTMFGKDVVIEPFVVIGPGVSIGDGAVIHSFSHLADARIGAKAQVGPYARLRPGTSLGDGAKIGNFVETKAAQIDAGAKVNHLTYIGDAHIGASANIGAGTITCNYDGFDKHKTEIGAGAFIGSNSSLVAPVKIGAGAYVGSGSVITKDVPDDALAVERNDQRLKDGWAKRFRDAKSRHRKPKAH from the coding sequence ATGACTGCCAGAACCAGCCTGACGATCGTGCTTGCTGCCGGCGAGGGGACGCGGATGCGCTCGTCGCTGCCGAAAGTGCTGAATCCGGTCGCCGGCCGCTCGTTGCTCGCCCATGTGCTGAGCGCGGCTCCGCACGGCGAGCGCGACCGGCTGGCGGTGGTGATCGGCCCGGATCATCAGGCGGTCGGCGACGAGGCCAAGCGGGTCCGCGCCGACGCGACGACCTTCATTCAGGCGCAGCGGCTGGGCACCGCGCATGCGGTGCTGGCCGCCAGAGAGGCGCTCGCCGAAGGCGCCGACGACGTGCTGGTCGCGTTCGGCGACACGCCGCTGATCTCGGCCGAGACGTTCGCCCGGCTGCGTGAGCCGCTGCGCGGCGGCTCGTCGCTGGTGGTGCTTGGCTTTCGCGCCGCCGATCCGACCGGCTATGGCCGGCTGGTGGTTCAAAACGGCGAGCTGGTGGCGATCCGCGAGCAGGCCGACGCCAGTGCGGACGAGCTGAACATCACGCTGTGCAACGCCGGCGTGATGGCGATCGACGGCAAGATCGCGCTCGACGTGCTCGGCAAGATCGGCAATGCCAACGCCAAGGGCGAATACTATCTGACCGATGCGGTCGGCATCGTTCGCGACCTCGGCCTGACCGCCAGCGTGATCGAGACCGGCGAAGACGAGGTTCGCGGCATCAACACCAAAGCGCAGCTCGCAGAAGCCGAGACCGTGATGCAGACCCGGCTGCGCCAGGCGGTGATGGCAGCCGGCGTCACTCTGATTGCGCCCGAGACCGTCTATCTCGCCACCGACACGATGTTCGGGAAGGACGTGGTGATCGAACCGTTCGTGGTGATCGGCCCCGGCGTGTCGATCGGCGACGGCGCCGTGATCCATTCCTTCTCACACCTCGCCGACGCCAGGATCGGCGCCAAGGCGCAGGTCGGGCCCTATGCGCGGCTGCGTCCGGGTACGTCGCTCGGCGACGGCGCCAAGATCGGCAATTTCGTCGAGACCAAGGCCGCGCAGATCGACGCCGGCGCCAAGGTCAATCATCTGACCTATATCGGTGACGCCCACATCGGCGCGTCCGCCAACATCGGCGCCGGCACCATCACCTGCAATTACGACGGCTTCGACAAACACAAGACCGAGATCGGGGCGGGCGCTTTCATCGGCTCGAATTCGTCGCTGGTGGCGCCGGTCAAGATCGGCGCCGGCGCCTATGTCGGCTCCGGCTCGGTGATCACCAAGGACGTGCCGGATGACGCGCTGGCGGTCGAGCGCAACGATCAGCGGCTCAAGGACGGCTGGGCCAAGCGTTTCCGGGATGCCAAGTCTCGCCATCGCAAGCCGAAGGCGCATTGA